In a genomic window of Methanosarcina horonobensis HB-1 = JCM 15518:
- a CDS encoding NmrA family NAD(P)-binding protein, translating into MNLILGATGQIGSMLVDNLLKKGQPVRAVIRNGLKAQELKNKGAEVKIADYFDVEALKVAFQGGSSVFLLTPENPQSENFISETQMIINNYREAISSSGVTKIIGLSSMGAQHESGTGNLVASYILEHAFSDLKIEQIFVRPAYYFSNWLRYLEPVKEYGILPTFFPPEMKLPMIAPPDVAEFLSDLMICETPLERIYEVTGPRAYSSSDITKVFEDVLNRNVTLQQVLPEEWESTLVQAGFSKDGAKNLVLMTKAVIDGKTKNETTNRICFPTDFKKYLKNVI; encoded by the coding sequence TTGAATCTAATATTAGGAGCAACAGGACAGATAGGCTCAATGCTTGTCGATAATCTTTTAAAGAAAGGTCAACCCGTAAGAGCTGTTATTCGAAACGGTCTCAAAGCACAGGAATTAAAAAATAAGGGAGCTGAGGTTAAGATTGCAGATTATTTTGATGTAGAAGCCTTAAAAGTAGCCTTTCAAGGTGGGAGTTCGGTTTTTCTATTAACACCTGAAAATCCTCAATCTGAGAACTTTATAAGTGAAACTCAAATGATTATAAACAATTATAGAGAGGCTATTTCATCATCTGGAGTCACTAAGATTATTGGTTTATCTTCTATGGGAGCACAGCACGAATCTGGAACAGGCAATCTGGTAGCATCTTATATACTGGAACACGCATTCTCTGACCTTAAAATTGAACAGATTTTTGTTCGACCTGCTTATTATTTTAGCAACTGGCTTAGATATCTGGAACCGGTTAAGGAGTATGGAATACTGCCAACTTTTTTCCCACCTGAGATGAAGTTACCTATGATTGCTCCACCAGATGTTGCGGAATTCTTGTCAGATTTGATGATATGCGAAACTCCCCTTGAAAGAATATATGAAGTAACAGGACCTCGTGCTTATAGTTCTTCAGACATAACAAAAGTATTTGAAGATGTACTGAATAGAAATGTCACTTTACAGCAAGTGCTGCCTGAGGAATGGGAAAGTACACTGGTACAGGCAGGGTTCTCAAAAGATGGGGCAAAAAATCTTGTACTTATGACAAAAGCAGTTATTGACGGAAAAACTAAAAATGAAACGACTAATC
- a CDS encoding DUF3656 domain-containing U32 family peptidase: MKPAKPELLAPAGGMEALIAAVENGADAVYLGARAFSARGYASNFSEEELEKAIDYAHLRGVKIYVTVNTLLKEEEMESALMLLSRLREMGTDAIIIQDLGLISLSRKYLRDLPLHASTQMTLHNSGGVRFVKELGIERVVLSREVSLEDIKKVKERNAVEIEVFIHGALCISYSGQCLLSSLIGGRSGNRGYCAQPCRKKYRLYCEGKQIKTSGSYLLSPKDLNTTSGLGSLIDAGIESFKIEGRMKRPEYVAGVVRIYRRLIDRYLKNPAEYSVSEEEQENLTQLFNRSFTSGYFFGNPRGKLMSRENPHNRGIPAGKVVSYDRRTKLLRVKLSNSLRLGDGIMVENAETRPEDKGKIISSMYTEKGQVYSAGKDEVVEIPFDSRAPSGSTVYRTHDKKLMDSLKKESESGNLRPKIPISLTAIITPGKPARLEVKDSNSNMVTVESEYLIERAKRSPTSKAQIEKQLNKLGNTLFEASELNVIIEGDVFIPVGQLNDLRTKAVSQLEKLRISKWKRKPLENLQLPATGEKKEKGIKETGAIGELEITGKTEKVKAQSLPEKPLLSVSVYSSEGLEKALEGGADCVYLGEGLFRKPKVEEKEKDSSEKGVFSRKLGFILENSILKTRVAGKKIYFNTPKIVKDSEMKQVEETLSSVQKFGADGVLVSNLGTFNLAKEKGIPCIADSPLNIYNGYTLSLLLQNGAKVVVASPELTLEELKEVASCGPVECIVHGRLELMESEHCLAGGLLDKNGEQCSAPCSSGNFKLVDEKSYEFPLLMDYQCRTHLLNSRSLCMLENIPTLIESGVSSLRIETLGMDSVEEIRKVVEKYRKAVDSFYEPGEKATEKCESLGKGFTTGHYFRGVQ, from the coding sequence ATGAAGCCTGCAAAACCTGAACTGCTGGCTCCAGCCGGCGGCATGGAAGCCCTTATAGCAGCCGTAGAAAACGGAGCCGATGCTGTATACCTCGGAGCGAGGGCTTTTAGCGCCCGGGGATATGCATCCAATTTCTCAGAAGAAGAGCTTGAAAAAGCTATTGACTACGCTCATCTCAGAGGCGTGAAGATATACGTAACCGTGAATACCCTGCTCAAGGAAGAAGAAATGGAAAGTGCCCTTATGCTGCTTTCCCGCCTGAGAGAAATGGGGACAGACGCGATCATCATTCAGGACCTAGGGCTTATTTCCCTTTCAAGAAAATACCTGCGTGACCTGCCGCTTCATGCAAGCACGCAGATGACCCTTCACAACAGTGGAGGAGTTAGATTTGTAAAAGAGCTTGGGATCGAAAGAGTTGTACTCTCGAGGGAAGTTTCACTTGAAGATATAAAAAAGGTAAAAGAAAGAAATGCTGTAGAGATTGAAGTTTTCATACACGGAGCTCTCTGCATTTCATATTCAGGTCAGTGCCTCCTGAGCAGCTTGATAGGAGGAAGGAGCGGAAACAGGGGATACTGCGCCCAGCCGTGCCGCAAAAAATACAGGCTGTATTGTGAAGGAAAACAGATTAAAACCAGCGGCAGTTACCTTTTGAGCCCGAAAGACCTTAACACGACCTCAGGCCTCGGCTCCCTTATAGACGCAGGAATCGAGTCTTTCAAAATTGAAGGCAGGATGAAAAGGCCGGAATATGTTGCAGGAGTTGTCAGGATCTACCGCCGCCTGATTGACAGATACCTGAAAAACCCTGCCGAGTACTCGGTTTCCGAAGAGGAACAGGAAAATCTTACCCAGCTTTTTAACCGCAGCTTTACTTCAGGCTACTTTTTTGGAAACCCTCGTGGAAAACTTATGAGCCGGGAAAACCCGCATAACCGAGGGATCCCAGCAGGCAAGGTTGTCAGCTATGATAGGCGCACGAAACTCCTTCGTGTAAAGCTCTCAAACTCCCTCCGCCTGGGAGACGGAATAATGGTCGAAAACGCCGAGACCCGGCCTGAAGATAAAGGAAAAATCATATCCTCAATGTACACTGAAAAAGGTCAGGTATACAGCGCAGGAAAAGACGAAGTCGTAGAAATCCCCTTTGACTCAAGAGCTCCATCAGGAAGTACGGTTTACAGGACACACGACAAAAAGCTTATGGATTCCCTTAAAAAAGAAAGCGAATCCGGAAACCTGAGACCAAAGATCCCGATATCTCTCACAGCAATTATTACGCCAGGGAAACCTGCAAGGCTTGAAGTAAAGGACAGCAATTCAAATATGGTGACGGTTGAATCCGAATATCTGATCGAGAGGGCGAAGAGATCTCCAACCTCAAAAGCCCAGATAGAAAAACAGCTCAACAAGCTCGGAAACACTCTTTTTGAGGCATCTGAACTTAATGTAATTATAGAAGGAGATGTTTTTATTCCCGTAGGGCAACTGAATGATCTGAGAACGAAGGCAGTCTCTCAGCTTGAAAAACTGCGCATATCGAAATGGAAGCGAAAGCCTCTTGAGAATTTGCAGCTTCCTGCAACCGGAGAAAAGAAGGAAAAGGGAATAAAAGAAACAGGAGCGATAGGAGAATTAGAGATAACAGGGAAAACAGAGAAAGTAAAAGCCCAGAGCCTTCCTGAAAAGCCCTTACTCTCGGTTTCCGTATATTCTTCTGAAGGGCTTGAAAAAGCTCTTGAAGGTGGAGCAGACTGTGTTTACCTCGGAGAAGGGCTTTTCAGGAAACCGAAAGTAGAAGAAAAAGAGAAAGACTCCAGTGAAAAGGGGGTTTTCAGCAGAAAACTTGGTTTTATTCTTGAAAATTCTATTCTGAAAACCAGAGTTGCAGGTAAGAAAATCTACTTCAACACTCCGAAAATAGTGAAGGATTCCGAAATGAAACAGGTGGAGGAAACTCTTTCCAGTGTGCAGAAATTCGGAGCTGACGGTGTACTTGTTTCAAACCTGGGAACATTTAACCTCGCAAAAGAAAAGGGGATCCCATGTATTGCAGATAGTCCCTTAAATATTTATAACGGCTATACTCTTTCTCTCCTTTTGCAAAATGGAGCAAAAGTGGTTGTAGCTTCTCCCGAATTAACGCTTGAAGAGCTCAAAGAAGTGGCTTCTTGCGGACCTGTAGAATGCATTGTTCATGGCCGCCTCGAACTGATGGAGTCGGAACACTGCCTTGCAGGCGGGCTTCTGGATAAAAATGGAGAGCAGTGCAGCGCTCCCTGCAGCTCAGGAAATTTTAAGCTAGTAGATGAGAAGAGTTATGAGTTTCCCCTGCTCATGGATTACCAGTGCAGGACTCATTTACTGAACTCAAGATCCCTGTGTATGCTCGAAAATATTCCCACACTTATCGAAAGCGGAGTATCAAGCCTGAGAATCGAAACTCTGGGAATGGACAGCGTAGAAGAAATCAGGAAAGTTGTAGAAAAATATCGGAAAGCAGTTGACTCATTTTATGAGCCCGGAGAGAAGGCAACGGAAAAATGTGAGAGTTTAGGAAAAGGCTTTACCACAGGGCACTATTTCAGAGGCGTACAGTAA
- a CDS encoding nucleoside 2-deoxyribosyltransferase, with the protein MEKAVVSGQNKKKIFVSGSIRGGRELLETYRFMCDALGETGAEVLSWHVADPELEETESKMTEQEIYDRDMGLLAKSDALIAEVTVPSTGVGYEICRALDQKIPVLCLHRPDAVVSAMVLGNPYPSMKVQTYSNEETLKKIIIEFIRAL; encoded by the coding sequence ATGGAAAAAGCTGTAGTTTCAGGGCAGAATAAAAAGAAAATTTTCGTTTCAGGCTCTATCCGGGGAGGAAGAGAACTTCTTGAAACATACCGGTTTATGTGTGACGCTCTTGGAGAAACAGGAGCAGAAGTGCTCAGCTGGCATGTCGCAGATCCGGAGCTGGAAGAAACAGAATCAAAAATGACTGAACAGGAGATTTATGATAGAGACATGGGTCTGCTTGCAAAAAGCGATGCGCTCATTGCTGAGGTGACAGTACCATCCACGGGTGTTGGCTATGAAATATGCAGGGCTCTTGACCAGAAAATTCCTGTGCTCTGCCTGCACAGGCCCGATGCGGTAGTTTCTGCAATGGTGCTTGGAAACCCCTATCCTTCAATGAAGGTACAGACTTATTCAAACGAGGAAACACTTAAAAAAATTATTATTGAATTCATCCGGGCTCTCTGA
- a CDS encoding pro-sigmaK processing inhibitor BofA family protein gives MVVGITEISVLILAAVVAYVLYKVLKTATSLAVNAVLGILTLIVAKFLLGLEIAITWIAVLICAIGGIFGALVIIVLNYLKIAFV, from the coding sequence ATGGTAGTTGGTATTACCGAAATCTCAGTATTGATTCTGGCAGCAGTAGTGGCGTACGTGCTGTACAAAGTTCTCAAGACTGCCACCAGCCTTGCAGTAAATGCAGTACTTGGGATCTTAACCCTGATCGTAGCAAAGTTTTTGCTGGGACTTGAAATCGCAATCACCTGGATAGCAGTCCTGATTTGTGCAATCGGAGGAATTTTCGGAGCCCTTGTAATAATAGTGCTCAATTATCTTAAGATAGCTTTTGTATGA
- a CDS encoding class I SAM-dependent methyltransferase, which translates to METMDMKIEDTDTKIIDKPMEKSASSSKEHFLAWNKEYAHLKWGGPASIRDLKAYLAPGARVLDAGSGDGRYLGELSRSYTAVGVDVSLIALGNSRMQLARSGRFAEHLGASVHTLPFKSGSFDGIICYGVLQHLFKEERKAAVREFSRLLSCGGLVFFEAFGCEDMRCGGEPSNLFEERTFARKNGIIYHYFTEEEVKALFYEFEVLELENITKEKTFRGKSYLRHMVRGVFRKL; encoded by the coding sequence ATGGAAACAATGGATATGAAAATAGAAGACACAGACACAAAGATTATAGATAAACCAATGGAAAAATCTGCAAGCTCTTCAAAGGAACATTTTCTTGCCTGGAATAAAGAATATGCCCACCTTAAATGGGGAGGTCCTGCTTCTATCCGGGATCTGAAGGCTTACCTTGCCCCGGGAGCGAGAGTGCTGGATGCCGGTTCAGGGGACGGAAGGTATCTTGGAGAGCTTTCGAGGAGTTACACTGCGGTAGGTGTGGATGTTTCTTTAATTGCTCTTGGCAATTCCCGAATGCAGCTTGCAAGAAGCGGCAGGTTTGCAGAACATCTCGGGGCAAGCGTGCACACTCTTCCTTTCAAGTCCGGGTCATTTGATGGAATAATCTGTTATGGGGTACTCCAGCATCTCTTTAAAGAAGAACGGAAGGCTGCTGTCAGGGAATTTTCCCGTCTTCTCAGTTGCGGAGGTCTCGTTTTTTTCGAGGCTTTCGGCTGCGAGGATATGCGTTGCGGAGGAGAGCCTTCAAACCTGTTTGAAGAACGAACTTTTGCCCGGAAAAATGGCATAATCTACCATTATTTTACTGAAGAAGAAGTTAAAGCACTTTTTTACGAATTTGAAGTTCTTGAACTGGAAAATATAACAAAAGAGAAAACTTTTAGAGGGAAATCTTATCTAAGGCACATGGTCAGGGGAGTTTTCCGGAAACTTTGA
- the lysS gene encoding lysine--tRNA ligase, translating into MADTIHWADVIAEDVLNKSGKHLVATGITPSGHIHIGNMREVVTADAAYRALLDRGADARFIYIADNYDPLRKVYPFLPESYAEHVGKPISEVPCPCGECANYAEHFLKPFLEALRRLGINPEVYRADEMYRAGMYTEAIKTALVKRDEIAKILEEVSGKTVAEEWSPFNPRCNECGKITTTKVTGFDLEAETVDYVCACGHSGTVPMAGGGKLTWRVDWPARWAVLGVTVEPLGKDHASRGGSYDTGKRIVREIYGHEPPYPIVYEWIMLGKQGAMSSSTGVVVSISDMLEVVPPEVLRYLIIRTKPEKHIQFDPGQPLLTIVDEYERLRDKFRDNDPSLGDFERRIYELSRATGICHPEIPFKQMVTIFQVARGDFEQILQIVKRSGFSIEDKKCIRELVDNVSKWLELYAPPFVKFSVKEKVPVQVATLSELQKVFLGAFADLIEAKGKISGEEYHMLVYSAKDEGSELNRLIAEKLNVPAPQVDPKDLFKAIYTSILGQSSGPKAGWFLSSFEEDFLITRFREASTYSPEKRA; encoded by the coding sequence ATGGCTGACACAATTCACTGGGCAGATGTTATAGCAGAAGACGTGTTAAATAAGAGCGGAAAACACCTGGTTGCCACAGGAATCACTCCCTCAGGGCATATCCATATAGGGAACATGAGAGAGGTAGTGACTGCTGATGCTGCTTATCGGGCTCTTCTTGACAGGGGAGCAGATGCCCGTTTTATCTACATTGCCGACAACTACGATCCTCTGCGCAAGGTTTACCCTTTCCTGCCTGAAAGTTATGCTGAACATGTAGGAAAACCCATTTCCGAGGTTCCCTGCCCCTGCGGCGAATGTGCAAACTATGCAGAACATTTTCTGAAACCTTTCCTTGAAGCCCTGAGGCGCCTGGGTATCAACCCTGAAGTTTACAGGGCAGACGAAATGTACAGGGCAGGAATGTATACCGAAGCGATAAAGACCGCCCTTGTTAAAAGAGATGAAATTGCAAAGATTCTTGAAGAGGTATCCGGCAAAACGGTGGCAGAGGAATGGAGTCCCTTCAATCCACGATGTAATGAGTGCGGAAAAATAACGACCACAAAGGTAACGGGTTTTGACCTGGAAGCCGAAACTGTGGACTATGTCTGCGCCTGTGGGCATTCGGGGACAGTCCCTATGGCAGGAGGGGGCAAGCTTACCTGGAGAGTGGACTGGCCTGCTCGCTGGGCTGTGCTCGGGGTGACCGTCGAGCCTTTGGGAAAAGACCATGCTTCAAGGGGCGGCTCTTATGATACCGGAAAGCGGATAGTTAGGGAAATCTACGGGCATGAGCCTCCTTACCCTATAGTCTACGAATGGATAATGCTCGGAAAACAGGGAGCAATGTCTTCTTCCACGGGAGTTGTTGTCTCGATTTCGGATATGCTTGAGGTAGTGCCTCCCGAAGTCCTGCGCTATCTAATTATCCGTACGAAGCCTGAAAAACATATTCAGTTCGATCCGGGGCAGCCTCTTCTAACTATAGTTGACGAATACGAGAGACTCAGAGATAAATTCCGCGACAATGACCCCTCCCTCGGGGATTTTGAGAGGAGGATTTACGAGCTGTCCAGGGCTACCGGCATCTGTCATCCAGAAATTCCTTTCAAGCAGATGGTTACTATTTTCCAGGTTGCCAGGGGAGATTTCGAGCAGATCCTGCAAATTGTAAAGCGTTCAGGCTTTTCAATTGAAGATAAAAAGTGTATTAGGGAACTTGTAGATAATGTCTCAAAATGGCTTGAACTCTACGCTCCTCCGTTTGTGAAATTTAGCGTAAAAGAAAAGGTTCCCGTGCAGGTAGCAACCCTTTCCGAACTCCAGAAAGTCTTCCTTGGGGCGTTTGCAGACCTTATTGAAGCAAAAGGCAAAATCAGCGGAGAAGAATATCATATGCTGGTCTACTCTGCAAAAGACGAAGGTTCCGAACTGAATCGGCTGATTGCAGAAAAGCTAAATGTGCCGGCTCCTCAGGTAGACCCTAAAGACCTTTTCAAAGCTATTTACACCTCAATTCTCGGGCAGAGTTCGGGCCCTAAAGCAGGCTGGTTCTTATCCTCCTTTGAGGAAGATTTCCTGATAACCAGGTTCAGGGAAGCTTCAACATACAGCCCTGAAAAGCGCGCATGA
- a CDS encoding DMT family transporter produces the protein MEGFSVDLKTLKKQESKRKVSKGYMWALFCAVFWGIWYLPGTVVWVLNPFDEMYSAIAETSGDGMSLVITAVLITAFNALTVMLALMLWNGVLGKYGELGRTLKEFHPCSKWFFLASIFGGPMAILGSFIAMGFIGGAFAAVAGLLYPVVGSILAYYWYGEKISKRAAMGIAVIIVGGVTIFGGGLLTELSSGNVQWIGYLGGLMAAAGWGIEGAIAGKGLDISEPDAGLTLRFLGENIIWWIIIVPILAIVGFPMYSFALQAFEPLTLLVLIFAGITFGFCYVCWYKSFPLIGVGRGQGIGNLYGFCAIIFIFLFFGDVPQWTILVGGTLCIAGSFIMFTEDASALETLRGE, from the coding sequence ATGGAGGGATTTTCCGTGGATTTGAAAACCTTAAAAAAACAGGAAAGTAAACGAAAGGTCAGTAAAGGGTACATGTGGGCCCTTTTCTGTGCTGTATTCTGGGGTATCTGGTATTTGCCAGGGACCGTTGTATGGGTACTTAACCCATTCGATGAAATGTACAGTGCTATTGCCGAAACAAGTGGGGACGGTATGTCCCTGGTTATAACTGCTGTACTGATTACCGCTTTCAATGCTCTCACAGTTATGCTTGCTCTTATGCTCTGGAACGGAGTGCTTGGCAAATACGGAGAACTTGGCAGGACTCTTAAGGAGTTTCATCCGTGTTCCAAATGGTTCTTCCTTGCCTCGATCTTCGGTGGTCCTATGGCTATTCTCGGTTCTTTTATTGCCATGGGCTTTATAGGCGGAGCATTTGCAGCAGTTGCCGGTCTTCTTTATCCCGTGGTGGGCTCGATTCTTGCTTATTACTGGTATGGAGAAAAAATCTCAAAAAGGGCAGCAATGGGCATAGCAGTCATTATTGTAGGAGGCGTCACAATCTTTGGCGGCGGGCTTCTGACCGAACTTTCGTCAGGCAACGTCCAGTGGATCGGATATCTCGGAGGTTTGATGGCTGCCGCAGGCTGGGGCATTGAAGGTGCTATCGCAGGCAAAGGGCTTGACATTTCCGAGCCTGATGCAGGGCTGACTCTTCGTTTCCTTGGAGAAAACATTATCTGGTGGATCATTATTGTGCCTATTCTGGCAATCGTTGGCTTCCCTATGTATTCCTTTGCACTCCAGGCGTTTGAACCTCTTACTCTGCTGGTACTGATCTTTGCAGGTATCACATTCGGTTTCTGTTATGTCTGCTGGTACAAGTCTTTCCCTCTTATCGGAGTCGGAAGAGGTCAGGGCATAGGAAACCTCTATGGGTTCTGTGCAATCATATTCATCTTCCTCTTCTTCGGGGATGTCCCGCAGTGGACAATTCTTGTCGGCGGCACTCTCTGTATTGCTGGCAGTTTCATTATGTTCACAGAAGACGCAAGTGCACTTGAAACTTTGAGAGGTGAATAA
- a CDS encoding cobalamin B12-binding domain-containing protein — MASKEEIIAKAKDAITDFDDELAAEVAEEALAAGIDPVELIEKGFTAGMQEVGEQFEQGTLFLPHVLAAAEAMNAGMEVIKPEMEKRKSQTKSLGTIVIGTIEGDIHSIGKDIVASMLNIAGFKVVDLGRDVPIKTFVEKAKEVKPQIIASSALMTTTMVNQIQIEEQLKEAGIRGQVKTMVGGAPVTQDWADKIGADLYGESATDVVSKVKAALL, encoded by the coding sequence ATGGCAAGCAAAGAAGAAATTATTGCAAAAGCAAAAGATGCAATCACCGATTTTGATGATGAACTCGCAGCAGAAGTTGCAGAAGAAGCCCTCGCTGCAGGGATTGACCCTGTAGAGCTCATTGAAAAAGGATTTACCGCAGGTATGCAGGAAGTTGGGGAACAGTTCGAACAGGGTACCCTTTTCCTTCCCCACGTGCTTGCAGCTGCCGAAGCAATGAACGCAGGTATGGAAGTCATCAAGCCGGAAATGGAAAAACGCAAGTCTCAGACCAAGAGCCTCGGAACCATCGTCATCGGAACCATCGAAGGCGACATCCACTCTATCGGAAAGGACATTGTTGCTTCCATGCTTAACATTGCAGGCTTTAAAGTCGTGGACCTCGGAAGAGATGTCCCAATAAAAACCTTCGTTGAAAAGGCAAAGGAAGTAAAACCACAGATAATCGCATCCTCCGCCCTTATGACCACAACCATGGTCAACCAGATCCAGATCGAGGAACAGCTTAAAGAAGCAGGTATCCGCGGACAGGTCAAGACCATGGTCGGAGGCGCACCCGTTACCCAGGACTGGGCTGACAAGATCGGCGCAGACCTCTATGGGGAAAGTGCCACCGATGTCGTCAGCAAGGTAAAAGCAGCCTTACTCTAA
- the mtbC gene encoding dimethylamine corrinoid protein MtbC, producing the protein MSKEELLQELAGAVITCKKDAVLAAVEKAKGELDPSEIIEKGLAAGMNEVGVRFERGKLFLPHVMMAADAMTAGVNALKDLMPEGSASTKMGVIVNGTVEGDVHDIGKSIVSTMLQSAGFEVYDIGRDVPIKNFVQKAKEVNADMIGLSALMTTTLPGQREVIELLKEEGLREKIKVMIGGAPATQAWADKIGADCYAENASEAVAKAKELLA; encoded by the coding sequence ATTAGCAAAGAAGAACTGCTTCAGGAACTTGCAGGTGCAGTAATTACCTGTAAGAAGGATGCGGTACTCGCTGCCGTTGAAAAGGCAAAAGGAGAACTGGATCCCTCCGAAATAATTGAAAAAGGACTCGCAGCAGGCATGAATGAAGTGGGGGTCCGCTTTGAAAGAGGTAAACTTTTCTTACCCCATGTAATGATGGCTGCCGATGCAATGACTGCAGGAGTTAATGCCCTTAAGGATCTTATGCCTGAAGGCTCTGCGAGCACTAAAATGGGCGTTATTGTGAACGGTACGGTAGAAGGCGATGTCCATGACATCGGCAAGTCGATCGTGTCCACAATGCTCCAGTCTGCCGGTTTTGAAGTGTATGACATCGGCCGTGATGTCCCGATCAAAAACTTTGTCCAGAAGGCAAAAGAAGTCAATGCTGATATGATCGGGCTTTCCGCTCTTATGACCACAACTCTCCCAGGTCAGAGGGAAGTTATCGAGCTTCTCAAAGAAGAAGGGCTGAGGGAAAAAATAAAGGTCATGATCGGCGGTGCACCCGCAACCCAGGCATGGGCTGACAAGATTGGCGCAGACTGTTATGCAGAAAACGCAAGTGAAGCCGTTGCAAAAGCAAAGGAACTGCTGGCTTAA
- a CDS encoding (Fe-S)-binding protein yields MNIVEKHRERCMECGQCLLVCSRYDNLSLLNRLYEYLEGSSNIHPDSLLRCLTCGLCVSACPEKLGIKPLISPARQKWVNENGLTDRQTMVDPEAENNLFKKIAEMDETLEFTNRSGSVVYFPGCAGTYINKVMAQASVALLEKAGVDYTVLSGTEYCCGAVSAGAGDPGPIRMHGQQNIEEIRKRRAKILITACPGCFRAFKDIYPRMFGKLDFEVLQVSQYLDRLLKEGKLTPENALKHRVFYHDPCHLTRGMGIYTEARNILEKIPGTELANRTPEGSACCGFGGGVRVNYPSESLSVASDRYRAAREMGCDVIVTNCGGCMQNLIEAGENENVRENIKIFDLTEYLALACGVKTDREDRKMIEIVNRAYSSCVSGYKKPYFS; encoded by the coding sequence ATGAATATAGTGGAAAAACACAGGGAAAGGTGTATGGAATGCGGACAGTGCCTTCTGGTCTGCTCTCGATATGATAATCTCAGTTTGCTTAATCGACTTTACGAATATCTGGAGGGTTCTTCTAATATCCATCCTGACTCCCTGCTTCGCTGCCTCACCTGCGGGCTCTGTGTTTCTGCCTGTCCTGAGAAGCTCGGGATCAAACCGCTGATCTCTCCTGCCCGGCAGAAATGGGTTAATGAAAACGGACTTACTGACAGGCAGACCATGGTAGACCCAGAGGCTGAAAATAATCTCTTTAAAAAGATTGCTGAAATGGATGAAACTCTTGAGTTTACAAACAGATCAGGGTCTGTTGTGTATTTTCCGGGATGCGCCGGCACTTACATCAATAAAGTTATGGCGCAGGCGTCTGTTGCCCTTCTGGAAAAGGCAGGAGTTGATTATACTGTGCTGAGCGGGACAGAGTACTGCTGCGGGGCAGTATCTGCAGGTGCAGGGGATCCGGGTCCCATCCGAATGCACGGGCAGCAGAACATCGAAGAAATCAGAAAAAGAAGAGCAAAAATCCTTATCACTGCATGTCCCGGGTGCTTCAGAGCTTTTAAGGATATCTACCCGCGCATGTTTGGAAAACTTGACTTTGAGGTTCTTCAGGTCTCGCAGTACCTTGATCGGCTTTTAAAAGAAGGCAAACTTACTCCGGAAAATGCCCTCAAGCACAGGGTCTTTTATCACGATCCCTGCCATCTTACCCGCGGTATGGGCATCTACACGGAAGCAAGGAACATACTTGAAAAAATTCCGGGCACCGAGCTTGCAAACAGAACTCCCGAAGGTTCGGCTTGCTGCGGCTTTGGTGGTGGAGTAAGGGTCAATTATCCTTCTGAATCCCTATCTGTAGCTTCAGATCGCTATAGGGCTGCCAGGGAGATGGGCTGCGATGTCATCGTAACAAACTGTGGGGGCTGTATGCAGAACCTTATCGAAGCCGGAGAGAATGAGAATGTAAGGGAAAATATAAAGATCTTTGATCTCACCGAATATCTTGCCCTTGCTTGTGGAGTGAAAACAGACAGGGAAGATCGGAAAATGATCGAGATTGTGAACAGGGCTTACAGCTCATGTGTTTCGGGTTACAAGAAACCATATTTCTCCTGA
- a CDS encoding CDP-alcohol phosphatidyltransferase family protein, whose translation MPLSPNTLTLLGFAVSVAAGAAFVLGEPFEGGLLILFSGVFDILDGGVARAKGRITPFGGVLDSVCDRYSDGLMFLGIMAGAINGRLVIPPIIGIDGWLWSGYALIGSFLVSYTRARAESAGCRKLSVGIAERTERMLILAFGALSGFLGWALVLIAVFSHITMIQRVIRAKSILSKPSEPDIQKP comes from the coding sequence ATACCTCTCTCCCCAAATACTCTTACTCTGTTGGGTTTCGCTGTAAGCGTGGCTGCCGGAGCTGCGTTTGTTCTGGGCGAACCTTTTGAAGGAGGGCTCCTGATTCTCTTCAGTGGAGTCTTCGATATCCTTGACGGAGGGGTCGCAAGAGCAAAAGGCAGGATCACCCCTTTCGGAGGCGTGCTGGACTCGGTATGTGACCGCTACTCAGATGGGCTCATGTTTCTGGGGATAATGGCAGGAGCGATAAACGGAAGGCTTGTGATTCCCCCGATCATCGGAATTGACGGATGGCTCTGGTCAGGCTATGCTCTTATAGGTTCTTTTCTCGTAAGCTACACGCGTGCCCGCGCCGAGTCTGCAGGCTGTAGAAAACTATCCGTCGGAATTGCCGAACGGACGGAAAGAATGCTTATCCTGGCTTTTGGAGCACTTTCAGGATTCCTCGGATGGGCACTTGTTCTTATAGCGGTATTCTCACATATCACCATGATCCAGAGAGTAATTCGGGCAAAAAGTATACTGAGCAAGCCGTCGGAGCCCGATATCCAGAAACCGTAA